A window of Diabrotica virgifera virgifera chromosome 9, PGI_DIABVI_V3a contains these coding sequences:
- the LOC126891230 gene encoding uncharacterized protein LOC126891230, with protein MKKSGAGAQFHSKWFAYDALVFLRDKNKVRPCKESEAENVDDLNDSSSETDLDDSQVTDCDEGGNETQEFQDAEHGNEGMKDLYNDGSQNPSTSNAACEKPSASNKSSQEPRKKTVENPNSTNLDEFKHPNKTRRVTQTLTRKIDDNARKEEAYKIIQDIQNKRQRDKFDVFGEHMACKIRDLNTTCAQNIVEHLIGNILFDASMGKYDYGMPQSTNTYEPILSMQPSTRPQSHSSYCSTPAISPPETYIQNSSDSSTAFGSSNILAEAFQLSNM; from the exons ATGAAAAAATCTGGAGCAGGCGCTCAGTTTCATTCCAAGTGGTTTGCCTACGATGCATTAGTATTTCTTCGAGACAAAAACAAAGTCCGCCCATGCAAGGAAAGTGAAGCTGAGAACGTG GATGACCTTAATGACTCTTCCTCCGAAACGGATTTAGATGATTCACAAGTAACAGATTGTGATGAAGGTGGAAATGAGACCCAAGAATTTCAAGATGCAGAACATGGCAACGAAGGCATGAAAGACTTGTATAACGATGGTTCTCAAAACCCATCAACATCTAACGCTGCTTGTGAGAAGCCTTCGGCATCTAACAAATCCTCTCAAGAGCCTCGTAAAAAAACCGTGGAAAATCCGAACAGCACAAATCTTGATGAATTTAAACACCCTAATAAAACTAGACGTGTCACACAAACACTTACAAGAAAAATCGATGATAACGCTCGAAAAGAAGAGGCATATAAAATAATTCAAGACATACAAAATAAACGACAGCGAGACAAATTCGATGTATTCGGAGAACATATGGCGTGTAAAATTAGGGATTTGAATACCACCTGCGCACAAAATATTGTAGAACATCTTATAGGTAATATTTTGTTCGATGCAAGTATGGGTAAATATGATTATGGAATGCCACAATCAACTAACACATATGAGCCAATTTTATCAATGCAACCTTCCACGAGACCACAATCACATTCATCGTATTGCAGCACACCAGCTATATCACCACCGGAGACATACATACAAAACTCTTCAGACTCCTCTACTGCTTTTGGTTCCTCAAACATTCTCGCAGAGGCATTTCAATTAAGTAACATGTAA